The DNA sequence GCTCATTTGATGATAAGTTACAGCTTTAACTTCTGTTTTAGATAAATGTTTATTTCTATTAAATATTTCTCCAAAAACTTCTGCTTCTAATAAGAAGTTTCCATTTTTTCGCTCTATTTTTTTCACGTTAAAACGTGAATAAAGCTTTAGTTCTATTTCAAATTTTAAAAGTAAAGCTTCAAGCCAGTTATGAAGAAGAATAATTTCATCTTCTCCTTCAACTTTAATTTCATCTTTTAGT is a window from the Candidatus Bathyarchaeota archaeon genome containing:
- a CDS encoding archease, which gives rise to MDEKKFEFLEHMGDAYIAAYGETLEEAFSNAGLAMFEVMTDTKLIEPKLKDEIKVEGEDEIILLHNWLEALLLKFEIELKLYSRFNVKKIERKNGNFLLEAEVFGEIFNRNKHLSKTEVKAVTYHQMSISQEAGKFTVKFILDL